In Nevskiales bacterium, the genomic stretch ACGTGCGGCTCCACGCCGCGGCGCGTGGTCTCGACTTCCGGCAGCTCGGGCATCAGGGCTGCCCGGCGGGTTTCCCAGCGGCAGCGTCCTGCGGTTTGGCCTCCGGCTTGGGCGGAGCCTTCAGCTCGAACAGCTCGCTGTCGAGCGTTTTCGACAGCGCAAACTGCACGCCCAGCTCCGGGCGTGCCAGCAGCAGCTGCTCCTGACGGTCGAGGATGACGAAGCGGAAATTCTCCTCGCCGGCTTGGATGCGCACCTCGCCCTGTGCGCGCTTACGGCGGTCCAGTGGGCTGACCCACATGGCCTGCGCACGGAGCCAGGCATCGGCCATTTTCTGCGCCGCATCCGCGCCCTGATCGGCGCTGGCGGGCGTCACGGTCCAGCCTGACTTGTCGTTGCGGCTGAGCGTCAGGCCCGGCAGCTGGATGCGCGTGAGCTGGGCGCCTTCGGGCAGCAGCCGGCGCGCGACCAGATCGTGATAATCGGCATCGAGCGCGGCCGAGGGTGGATCCTCGATCAGATGCACGGTTTCGCCGAGCCGCACATAGCGGCGCGATTCGATCGGGTCAAGACCGCCGAACTCGAGGCGCACGTCGTTGAGCTGGATGCTCCAGTCGGAGGGCGCCAGGCCCAGTTTGGCGAGCTCCATTTCGGCCACGGGGTAGCGGCGCTGGCTGGGGCGGCTGGCCAGTTCGAGCAGGGCGCCGACCTCGATGC encodes the following:
- a CDS encoding DUF4340 domain-containing protein; translated protein: MKRKHLNLLLAVLVVGLAAAAYFAREKPEPPPPPLTGLKADDINRILVRHAGRDDIRLEKRGSSWWLTAPVETRAEGIEVGALLELASRPSQRRYPVAEMELAKLGLAPSDWSIQLNDVRLEFGGLDPIESRRYVRLGETVHLIEDPPSAALDADYHDLVARRLLPEGAQLTRIQLPGLTLSRNDKSGWTVTPASADQGADAAQKMADAWLRAQAMWVSPLDRRKRAQGEVRIQAGEENFRFVILDRQEQLLLARPELGVQFALSKTLDSELFELKAPPKPEAKPQDAAAGKPAGQP